One Fuerstiella marisgermanici DNA window includes the following coding sequences:
- a CDS encoding metallophosphoesterase family protein, with amino-acid sequence MSEIKFIHAADLHLDSPLKGLEQYEGAPVAEIREAARRALENLVELAIEQEVDFVLIAGDVYDGTWEDQNTVLFFVKQLTRLQAAGICVYAISGNHDAESKLKKWLKLPANPTGTNVMLSSKKPQTVLLEDLGVAIHGRGFSKPAETANLVLDYPVAVPGCFNIGLLHTALDGAEDHAPYAPCSVADLEARQYQYWALGHVHNRRYVQAAGETHIVFPGNIQGRHIRETGAKGCELVHVDATGSLTSQFMPLDVFRWEHCRVDATGLENASQVQDRVGDELQKLADDAKGLPLAVRVLLTGATMAHAELAADAAHWVQQFRIQAMTVSGSDVWLEKVVVRTTPQRALSAEETESDPIAELLNYFSDLQNDEELLHEVSRELDDLHRKLPDELTRGNDTVIPTAPDQLQDILAEVRPMLLQRLIGQDGAEAS; translated from the coding sequence ATGTCTGAGATCAAATTTATCCACGCCGCCGACCTGCATCTAGACAGTCCCCTAAAAGGACTGGAGCAATACGAAGGTGCGCCCGTCGCTGAAATTCGTGAAGCCGCTCGGCGAGCTCTGGAAAATCTGGTGGAACTGGCAATCGAGCAGGAGGTGGACTTCGTCCTGATTGCCGGCGACGTGTACGACGGAACCTGGGAAGACCAAAACACGGTTCTGTTTTTCGTGAAGCAGCTAACCCGACTGCAAGCCGCAGGCATTTGTGTGTATGCCATCAGTGGCAACCACGATGCGGAAAGCAAACTGAAGAAATGGCTGAAGCTGCCGGCCAACCCCACCGGCACGAACGTAATGCTGTCATCAAAGAAACCGCAGACGGTGTTGTTGGAAGATCTCGGAGTAGCCATTCACGGGCGAGGTTTCTCGAAGCCTGCTGAGACCGCGAACCTTGTGCTGGATTATCCGGTCGCTGTTCCCGGTTGTTTCAATATCGGCCTGTTGCACACAGCTTTGGATGGAGCCGAAGACCACGCCCCTTACGCACCGTGCAGCGTGGCTGATTTGGAGGCCAGGCAGTACCAGTACTGGGCACTCGGTCACGTGCATAACCGGCGATACGTTCAGGCCGCCGGAGAAACGCACATCGTGTTTCCAGGCAACATCCAAGGACGGCACATTCGTGAAACCGGGGCCAAGGGCTGCGAACTGGTCCACGTCGATGCAACGGGAAGTTTGACCTCGCAGTTTATGCCATTGGACGTGTTTCGATGGGAGCACTGCCGCGTGGATGCCACCGGTTTGGAAAATGCTTCGCAGGTTCAGGATCGCGTCGGGGATGAGCTTCAGAAGCTGGCCGATGACGCTAAGGGGTTGCCGCTTGCTGTGCGAGTTCTCCTGACAGGGGCAACCATGGCTCACGCGGAACTGGCGGCCGATGCAGCTCACTGGGTTCAGCAGTTCAGAATCCAAGCGATGACCGTCTCTGGCAGCGACGTGTGGCTGGAAAAAGTCGTCGTGCGAACAACACCGCAACGAGCACTATCGGCTGAGGAAACAGAGAGCGACCCGATTGCGGAACTTTTGAACTATTTCAGTGATCTGCAGAATGATGAAGAGCTTCTGCATGAAGTGAGCCGCGAGCTGGACGACCTGCATCGCAAGTTGCCAGATGAATTAACACGGGGCAACGATACAGTCATCCCAACCGCCCCGGACCAATTGCAGGATATCCTCGCGGAAGTGCGGCCCATGCTGTTACAGCGGCTGATAGGGCAAGACGGCGCTGAGGCCTCGTAA
- a CDS encoding PD-(D/E)XK nuclease family protein: MAVTRRFLDWRQPALPAAAEYLISTYAMLETVDLSGVVVVVPGRRAGRRLLELLVESADRKMLRLTPPTIETAGCLPELLYEPKLKFASDLINKFAWTAALRELNDASIRSIIPDPPKSHDISRWLSFGELLWKQHRELAAEGFDFQDVATRGPEVDAFDEAERWEVLRTVQEACLQKLDAVELWDLQSARLFAIKHQECRTDKDIVLVGTSDLNTATCEMLEQVSDRVTALVHAPPKLAKRFDDYGCIVPDAWSNVTIDLDSEKIAVAEGPVDQAEAVVATLAGYQGRYRMDEVTIGMTDERLVPEINRHLAAEGVASRWVVGQQLNESRPYRLLAAVAEFLETKSFDSFASLIRHSDLDAWLFRQPVEVVEDEIPADAFEPDSDIAMPATVHQSTEWLRQLDDYFNRHLPSVPGDWIFTEAKRAEVNRIQHVHQCISSLLETLSEKKRPLSEWVQPLNSLLLTVYGDVEFDLEATDDSCTLAACTKIHDLLLTHSDIPPSLIPTVESAQAIRLLLKELTNESVPPPPNDEAVELLGWLELPLDDSPALVVTMFNEGYVPSSLNSDAFLPNELRRHLGLLDNRRRYARDAYAMSVLAASRSDLQLIVGRRDMRGDPLRPSRLLFAAQPTEIAQRILTCFGDVDAAEAMQPTSSAESNDGNGFTVPRPVPLQSPIERIGVTSFRTYLACPYRFYLRHALYLKDVDDSASELDALMFGNLMHEVLNRFGHSRAAASLDVNDIRSELNAQLLATVNDMFGKERVAAVDVQVMQIQARLSAFAEWQANWAAEGWRIQYSEASFRDKGVKLELDDGRTVELDGRIDRIDRLGSSNQYVIFDYKSSENVRPPRAAHQKKDEWVDLQLPLYRHLVKGLGLKGDIKLGYIVLPKDTKEVKSLMADWTDEELKDADAKAIEVATKILDEQFWPPADVNPMFFQEFAAICQDNVFDREVIA, encoded by the coding sequence ATGGCTGTCACACGGAGGTTTCTGGATTGGCGTCAGCCCGCGTTGCCAGCAGCAGCTGAGTACCTGATTTCAACGTATGCGATGCTCGAAACCGTCGACCTGTCCGGCGTGGTTGTCGTTGTGCCGGGGCGTCGCGCGGGAAGGCGTTTGCTGGAACTGTTGGTCGAATCGGCCGATCGAAAAATGCTAAGGCTGACTCCGCCCACCATCGAAACGGCCGGATGTCTGCCTGAGTTGCTGTACGAACCGAAGCTAAAATTCGCCAGCGACCTGATCAACAAGTTCGCGTGGACCGCTGCGTTAAGAGAACTAAACGACGCATCGATCCGCAGCATTATTCCGGATCCGCCGAAAAGCCACGACATCAGCCGCTGGCTTTCGTTTGGCGAATTGCTGTGGAAGCAACATCGCGAACTGGCGGCTGAGGGATTCGACTTCCAGGACGTGGCAACGCGAGGCCCCGAAGTCGACGCTTTTGATGAAGCCGAACGCTGGGAGGTTCTGCGAACTGTTCAGGAAGCCTGTCTGCAGAAACTGGACGCCGTGGAATTGTGGGATCTGCAGTCGGCGCGGCTGTTTGCCATCAAGCATCAGGAATGTCGCACCGACAAGGACATCGTGCTGGTCGGCACATCCGATCTGAACACGGCGACGTGCGAAATGCTGGAACAGGTTTCCGATCGCGTCACGGCGCTCGTTCACGCTCCACCGAAGCTGGCGAAGCGATTTGATGACTATGGCTGCATCGTCCCGGATGCGTGGAGCAACGTGACGATCGATCTGGACTCCGAAAAGATCGCCGTTGCGGAAGGTCCGGTGGACCAGGCGGAAGCCGTCGTGGCGACGCTGGCTGGTTACCAGGGCCGATACCGCATGGACGAAGTTACCATCGGGATGACCGATGAGCGGCTCGTTCCCGAAATCAATCGGCACCTTGCAGCCGAAGGCGTTGCGTCACGGTGGGTGGTCGGGCAACAGCTAAACGAATCGCGTCCGTATCGCCTATTGGCGGCCGTCGCTGAGTTCCTCGAAACAAAAAGCTTCGATTCCTTCGCGTCACTAATCCGTCACTCCGACCTCGACGCGTGGCTGTTTCGTCAGCCGGTGGAAGTTGTTGAAGATGAAATTCCAGCCGACGCATTCGAGCCTGACAGCGACATCGCGATGCCGGCAACCGTTCACCAATCGACGGAATGGCTAAGGCAGCTGGACGACTACTTCAACCGGCATCTGCCTTCTGTACCTGGCGACTGGATTTTCACAGAAGCAAAGCGGGCCGAGGTCAACCGCATTCAGCACGTCCATCAATGTATCAGTTCGCTGTTGGAAACGTTGTCAGAAAAGAAACGACCGTTAAGCGAATGGGTGCAGCCTTTGAACAGCTTGTTATTGACGGTTTACGGCGACGTCGAATTCGATCTCGAAGCAACTGACGATTCGTGCACACTGGCGGCGTGCACAAAAATTCATGATCTGCTGCTGACTCATTCCGACATACCGCCCAGTCTGATTCCGACGGTGGAGTCCGCTCAGGCCATTCGGCTGCTGTTAAAAGAACTCACCAACGAATCCGTGCCGCCGCCGCCCAACGATGAGGCCGTGGAACTGCTGGGCTGGCTGGAATTGCCGCTCGATGATTCGCCCGCGTTGGTCGTCACGATGTTTAACGAAGGCTACGTACCCAGTTCGCTGAACTCCGATGCCTTTTTGCCCAACGAACTGCGTCGGCACCTGGGACTGCTCGACAACCGCCGCCGATACGCTCGCGATGCGTATGCGATGAGCGTCCTGGCCGCATCGAGATCGGACCTGCAGCTGATCGTCGGTCGGCGGGATATGCGAGGTGACCCACTGCGACCGAGCCGTCTGCTGTTTGCCGCACAACCAACGGAGATCGCTCAGCGGATTCTGACGTGCTTCGGAGACGTCGATGCGGCGGAGGCTATGCAACCAACCAGTTCGGCGGAGAGCAACGATGGGAATGGCTTCACTGTTCCGCGTCCGGTTCCGCTGCAAAGCCCGATCGAACGGATCGGCGTGACATCGTTTCGGACCTACCTTGCCTGCCCGTATCGCTTCTACCTGCGGCACGCTTTGTACCTGAAAGACGTCGACGATTCAGCCAGCGAACTCGACGCACTGATGTTTGGCAACCTGATGCACGAAGTGTTAAATCGCTTTGGGCATAGCCGCGCGGCCGCGTCGCTGGACGTCAACGATATTCGCAGTGAATTGAACGCCCAACTGTTGGCCACCGTGAACGACATGTTCGGCAAAGAACGTGTGGCCGCCGTCGACGTGCAGGTCATGCAGATTCAGGCGAGGCTGTCTGCATTTGCCGAATGGCAGGCCAACTGGGCGGCGGAAGGTTGGCGAATTCAGTACAGCGAAGCGTCGTTTCGAGACAAAGGTGTGAAGCTGGAACTCGACGATGGCCGGACCGTGGAACTCGATGGCCGCATTGACCGTATCGACCGACTTGGCAGTTCCAATCAGTACGTGATCTTCGATTATAAAAGCAGCGAGAACGTACGGCCGCCGCGAGCCGCTCATCAAAAGAAGGATGAATGGGTGGATTTGCAGTTGCCGCTGTATCGACACCTGGTGAAGGGGCTTGGCCTGAAAGGTGACATCAAGCTGGGCTACATCGTGCTACCGAAGGACACCAAGGAGGTCAAAAGTTTGATGGCAGATTGGACAGACGAAGAACTGAAAGACGCCGACGCCAAAGCCATCGAAGTTGCAACTAAAATTTTGGACGAACAGTTCTGGCCGCCAGCCGATGTGAACCCGATGTTCTTTCAGGAATTCGCCGCCATCTGCCAGGACAACGTTTTCGATCGTGAGGTCATCGCATGA
- the csrA gene encoding carbon storage regulator CsrA — MLVLSRKKSESIVINDDIVVTVVEVRGDKVRLGIQAPREVPVHRKEVLDAIMRERGAAADSVPE; from the coding sequence ATGTTAGTATTATCAAGGAAAAAGAGTGAGAGCATCGTCATCAACGATGACATTGTTGTCACGGTAGTCGAGGTCCGAGGCGACAAGGTTCGTCTTGGCATTCAGGCTCCGCGCGAAGTTCCTGTGCATCGTAAAGAAGTGCTGGACGCAATTATGCGTGAGCGTGGTGCGGCTGCCGATTCGGTTCCGGAATAG
- a CDS encoding UvrD-helicase domain-containing protein: MTDAAVADTNSRGKKRTPRNVVIRASAGTGKTFQLSNRYLGQLLSGSAPDEILATTFTRKAAGEILERNMVRLAEAALNAEKCAELAGFLEDPALTCEQCLKLVQNLTRGLHRVRICTLDSFFSQIASSFGFEMGLPPDWTIVDEIDDVRLKNKAVEAVLRNESTKTAVQLMHLLTKGETGRSVSELIRQTVSALYPIFQETDAAAWTSFPKPKKLAAKDLDAAIENLRTAAIPKHKSIEKARDSDYQMALDNNWEGFVSSGMAKKVAAGETTFYKKELDEGTVLIYQRLLIHAKAVLVDMVAQQTEATYQLLCRFDFRYSQLKDDARVLQFDDVTRLLADVAANNNVGRLSFRMDGNISHILLDEFQDTSLAQWQVIRPFAQQVTGRKKGKSFFCVGDVKQAIYGWRGGIAEIFDAIEDELSGLQREALNKSYRSSPTVVETTNHIFNGLRNRTDPDDDGSSVRQWCQKFQDHSTARDELAGYACLETSRLADEDETPADITIAHAAARVAELTRKAPGMSVGVLTRSNRVVGKVIFELRKLGITASEEGGNPLTDSAAVQIIMSLLKLADHPGNSVARFHVATSPLGKALQFTPTDGSYRAEQLARSVRRRLQSEGYGPVLQEWAGILTHHSGPRGKRRLSQLVELGYVWQTHATLRTVDFLNFLDLRKVPDPTSDNVRVMTVHQSKGLEFDIVVLPDLDTKLVGQPSQFVANKPSPTERIDRVCRYRNSDIRELLPADFQKMFDDARRTEISEALCVLYVAVTRAVHALHMVIAPSRKSEKKVPKTISGLLRSALTNGAPAEPEQQLYEHGQPDWCAGHSDAARTSSDTDATAVASAVPPAPVTTSGIRFATMPRGRERGLQRTAPSKHAAHRKVRLSSVIRHDNLPAMDRGTVIHAFFEMIEWLDSAAAPSEAALLAKAEELTTGGLDPQRMVDDFQEMLRQPDIVRGLTSTSYRPPRDLPLSADVQQALAAVKPEQIRLEVHNEHPFAVRDDGQIVSGFVDRLVLIYLDNQLAACDVVDFKTDTLDITNPSAVAEKVEYYRSQLDSYRRVVSQLYRLPVNRISTRLFMVGAGTIENV, from the coding sequence ATGACCGACGCTGCTGTTGCTGACACGAACTCTCGCGGCAAAAAACGCACACCGCGCAACGTTGTGATTCGAGCGTCTGCCGGAACGGGCAAGACGTTTCAGCTTAGCAACCGGTACCTTGGCCAGTTGCTAAGCGGTTCTGCGCCGGACGAAATTCTGGCGACCACTTTTACCCGGAAGGCCGCTGGCGAGATCCTCGAGCGCAACATGGTGCGGCTGGCTGAAGCCGCGTTGAACGCCGAAAAATGCGCTGAGCTGGCCGGCTTTCTGGAAGACCCCGCGCTAACCTGCGAACAATGCCTGAAGCTGGTGCAGAACCTCACACGCGGTTTGCATCGAGTTCGCATATGCACGCTGGACAGCTTCTTTTCGCAAATCGCGTCCAGCTTCGGTTTCGAAATGGGGCTGCCTCCGGACTGGACAATCGTCGACGAAATTGACGACGTCCGTCTGAAGAATAAAGCTGTCGAAGCAGTCCTGCGGAACGAATCAACGAAGACCGCCGTGCAGCTGATGCACCTTCTGACCAAGGGCGAAACCGGCCGCTCGGTCAGCGAACTCATTCGGCAAACCGTGAGTGCTCTGTATCCGATTTTTCAGGAAACCGATGCGGCGGCATGGACGTCGTTCCCGAAGCCAAAGAAGTTGGCAGCAAAGGATCTGGACGCTGCGATTGAGAACCTGCGGACGGCTGCAATTCCAAAACACAAGAGCATTGAGAAGGCTCGGGACTCCGACTACCAGATGGCGTTGGACAACAACTGGGAAGGTTTCGTCAGCAGTGGCATGGCAAAGAAAGTTGCTGCCGGCGAAACAACGTTTTACAAAAAGGAACTGGATGAAGGCACGGTTCTGATTTACCAGCGGCTGCTGATTCACGCGAAAGCCGTACTGGTCGACATGGTCGCTCAGCAGACGGAAGCCACATACCAGTTGCTGTGCCGTTTTGATTTCCGCTACAGCCAGCTCAAAGATGACGCCCGCGTCCTGCAGTTTGACGACGTGACTCGACTGCTGGCCGATGTCGCCGCCAACAATAACGTGGGGCGGTTGTCGTTTCGCATGGACGGCAACATTTCGCACATTCTGCTGGATGAGTTTCAGGACACCTCACTGGCACAGTGGCAGGTCATCCGTCCCTTCGCTCAGCAGGTGACTGGTCGGAAAAAAGGCAAATCGTTTTTCTGCGTCGGCGACGTCAAACAGGCGATCTATGGCTGGCGTGGCGGCATCGCTGAAATCTTTGACGCGATTGAAGACGAACTGTCCGGCCTTCAGCGAGAAGCTCTGAACAAAAGTTACCGTTCTTCACCGACCGTCGTCGAAACGACCAATCACATTTTCAATGGACTCAGAAACCGCACCGATCCGGACGACGATGGCAGCAGCGTGCGGCAGTGGTGCCAGAAGTTTCAGGATCATTCCACCGCGCGCGACGAACTGGCGGGCTATGCGTGTTTAGAAACGTCGCGGTTGGCCGACGAAGACGAAACTCCCGCCGACATTACGATTGCGCACGCAGCGGCTCGAGTTGCGGAACTGACGCGAAAGGCTCCGGGCATGAGCGTCGGCGTGCTGACTCGGTCGAATCGCGTCGTTGGCAAAGTGATTTTCGAACTTCGCAAACTGGGCATCACCGCCAGCGAAGAAGGAGGCAACCCGCTGACCGACAGCGCGGCGGTGCAGATCATTATGTCTCTGCTGAAGCTGGCCGATCATCCCGGCAACTCAGTCGCCAGATTTCACGTTGCCACATCGCCGCTGGGCAAGGCTCTACAGTTCACACCGACCGATGGCTCGTACCGCGCCGAACAGCTCGCGAGAAGCGTGCGGCGACGATTGCAATCGGAAGGCTATGGCCCAGTGCTGCAGGAATGGGCCGGCATTCTCACTCACCATTCTGGCCCACGCGGGAAGCGGCGGCTGTCGCAATTGGTAGAACTCGGCTACGTCTGGCAGACTCATGCCACACTACGGACAGTCGACTTCCTCAACTTTCTGGATCTGCGAAAAGTCCCCGACCCGACGTCCGACAACGTGCGAGTGATGACCGTGCATCAGTCGAAGGGCCTTGAATTTGACATCGTGGTATTGCCTGACCTCGACACAAAGCTGGTCGGGCAGCCCAGCCAGTTTGTGGCGAACAAGCCGTCGCCAACCGAAAGAATTGATCGCGTGTGTCGCTATCGGAATTCGGATATTCGCGAACTGCTGCCCGCCGATTTCCAAAAGATGTTCGACGACGCTCGCCGAACGGAAATCTCCGAAGCTTTATGCGTGCTGTACGTGGCCGTTACGCGGGCCGTCCACGCGTTGCACATGGTGATTGCACCGTCACGGAAGAGTGAGAAGAAAGTCCCCAAGACGATCTCCGGTCTGTTGCGATCCGCGTTAACAAATGGGGCTCCGGCAGAACCAGAACAACAACTGTACGAACACGGACAGCCGGATTGGTGTGCCGGCCACTCAGACGCGGCTCGAACCAGCAGCGATACGGACGCGACAGCTGTCGCTTCGGCCGTGCCACCGGCGCCGGTTACGACTTCCGGAATTCGGTTCGCCACCATGCCTCGCGGGCGCGAACGCGGACTGCAACGTACGGCTCCGTCAAAGCATGCCGCTCATCGAAAGGTACGGCTGTCAAGCGTCATCCGCCATGACAATCTGCCAGCCATGGATCGCGGCACCGTCATTCATGCGTTTTTTGAGATGATCGAATGGCTGGATTCAGCGGCCGCTCCATCAGAAGCAGCGTTGCTGGCGAAGGCCGAAGAACTAACGACCGGCGGCCTCGACCCGCAAAGGATGGTGGACGACTTTCAGGAGATGCTGCGACAGCCGGACATTGTTCGTGGCCTGACCAGCACCTCCTACCGCCCGCCGCGAGACCTTCCGCTATCGGCCGACGTGCAGCAGGCGCTGGCCGCCGTGAAGCCGGAACAGATTCGGCTGGAAGTGCACAACGAGCACCCGTTTGCAGTCCGAGATGACGGCCAGATTGTTTCCGGATTTGTGGATCGCCTCGTGTTGATCTATCTTGATAACCAGCTTGCCGCGTGCGACGTCGTAGACTTCAAAACCGATACGTTGGATATCACGAACCCGTCTGCCGTGGCGGAAAAAGTCGAATACTACCGCAGTCAGCTGGATTCTTATCGCCGAGTCGTCTCACAGCTGTACCGCCTTCCGGTCAATCGCATTTCGACGCGACTGTTCATGGTGGGTGCAGGAACGATCGAAAATGTCTGA
- a CDS encoding RsmD family RNA methyltransferase, with translation MSLRIIGGEYGRRRLKTPPTQTTRPYTERVRQGVFDRISPIIEQSRVADVFSGVGTMGLEALSRGAASCVFIEGDSVVHEALSNNVSTIAPDRKTVCWKTNIHRTSFCPNGGEECLPYSLVFFDPPYDQCPLLKPHAALGKCLSRLAKPRVTSDDAMIILRTPGRFEFSECSAWRIDDCWRISTMNLWILKKPNTGPDAEPVEPDAGSAGETNE, from the coding sequence ATGAGCCTGCGGATTATTGGCGGCGAGTATGGTCGTCGGCGGCTGAAAACGCCGCCAACCCAAACGACACGTCCCTACACAGAACGTGTACGCCAGGGCGTGTTCGATCGTATTAGCCCGATTATCGAACAGTCACGGGTCGCGGATGTCTTTTCCGGCGTGGGCACAATGGGGCTGGAAGCACTCAGCCGAGGCGCGGCGTCGTGTGTGTTTATCGAAGGTGATTCGGTGGTACACGAAGCACTTTCAAATAATGTCTCCACCATCGCTCCCGACCGGAAGACCGTGTGCTGGAAGACAAACATTCACCGAACCTCTTTTTGCCCGAATGGCGGTGAGGAATGCCTGCCGTATTCGCTCGTATTCTTCGACCCGCCCTACGATCAGTGTCCGCTGCTGAAACCTCACGCCGCCCTGGGAAAATGCCTGAGTCGCCTCGCCAAGCCACGTGTAACATCGGACGACGCTATGATCATTTTGAGAACTCCTGGCCGGTTCGAATTTTCAGAATGTTCGGCCTGGCGAATTGACGACTGCTGGCGTATATCGACGATGAATCTGTGGATCCTGAAAAAGCCAAACACTGGACCCGATGCTGAGCCCGTTGAACCGGACGCTGGCAGCGCGGGCGAAACGAATGAATAG
- a CDS encoding HU family DNA-binding protein, whose product MAISKDKPLSKSEILNELAEATELSRKDVSSVLEALEELIEKNLTQGSGIFNLPGLMKIYVHSKKATEEREGRNPATGETITIKAKPASKVVKVRPLKKLKEMI is encoded by the coding sequence ATGGCAATATCTAAGGACAAACCACTTTCCAAGTCCGAGATACTGAACGAACTGGCCGAAGCAACCGAATTGAGCCGTAAGGATGTTTCTTCAGTGCTTGAAGCACTCGAAGAACTGATCGAAAAGAATTTGACTCAAGGAAGCGGCATCTTCAATCTGCCAGGACTTATGAAGATATATGTCCATAGCAAAAAGGCCACCGAAGAGCGCGAAGGCCGCAATCCTGCGACCGGCGAAACCATTACCATTAAAGCAAAACCAGCCTCAAAGGTTGTTAAAGTGCGTCCTCTGAAGAAACTGAAGGAAATGATCTAA
- the htpG gene encoding molecular chaperone HtpG, translated as MTVETPQEKFTFQAEISRLLHILSESLYQNREITVRELVSNASDALDKLRHAALTDTDIDASDLLISIEPNKDEHQLVIRDNGIGMTRDELVQNLGTIAHSGSLEFIEKLQKSDTKDDVSLIGQFGVGFYSAFMLAERVEVRTRSYSEEQGWVWESTGDGSFTISEPAEKLERGTEIRLHLKKDLGEFTDPARLKYILRKYSTFVPHPINVDGEHINDQPPIWVEPKSSVTEEQYQNFFEYLTHFPGQKAQWHLHLTADSPFQFHSILYCPDANLERMGFGKSDHGLHLCAKRILVQNDNRDLLPDYLRFLRGIVDSADLPLNVSREALQDNTVFRKMQKVITKKVLDHLDTIASDDSAAYGKFYGEFGSVLREGIGEDFDNRDRLAKLLRFKSTNTSAEDGLASLAGYCERAPEDQKQIYFATGADETSILRDPNLEIFRERNLEVLLLTDPVDEYVLSTLGEFDEHKLVPIDSADLELPGSEAKDSETDDEKKEDEKDAADLPNGFGTVLSIFKEALGDQVEDVRKSERLTESACCLVNAKGAQSTTMQKVLQVNMPDFEMSKMILEINPKAPLVQRLCELSVNDDNKDFVRTCGQQLYSNALIMAGLAPKADEMSSRVQDFMMQLAQQKSSIKV; from the coding sequence ATGACCGTCGAAACTCCCCAGGAAAAGTTCACGTTTCAGGCCGAAATCAGCCGCCTGCTGCACATTCTGTCTGAGTCGCTTTATCAGAATCGTGAAATCACGGTTCGCGAACTGGTGTCGAATGCATCAGATGCGTTAGACAAACTCCGCCACGCGGCATTGACCGATACGGACATTGACGCGTCCGACCTGCTGATTTCCATCGAACCTAACAAAGACGAACACCAGCTGGTCATTCGCGACAACGGCATCGGCATGACACGGGACGAGCTGGTTCAGAATCTGGGCACGATTGCTCACAGCGGTTCGCTTGAGTTCATCGAAAAGCTGCAGAAGTCAGACACGAAAGACGACGTCTCACTGATCGGTCAGTTCGGTGTGGGTTTCTATTCTGCCTTCATGTTGGCTGAACGTGTCGAAGTTCGCACTCGCAGCTATAGCGAAGAACAGGGCTGGGTCTGGGAATCCACCGGCGACGGCTCTTTTACGATCAGCGAACCAGCAGAAAAGCTCGAACGTGGCACAGAAATTCGGCTGCACCTGAAGAAAGATCTGGGCGAATTCACGGACCCTGCGCGGCTGAAGTACATCCTGCGGAAGTACTCAACATTTGTGCCGCACCCGATCAATGTCGATGGTGAGCACATCAACGACCAGCCGCCGATCTGGGTTGAGCCCAAAAGCAGCGTCACCGAAGAACAGTATCAGAACTTCTTCGAATACCTCACCCACTTCCCTGGCCAGAAAGCTCAGTGGCACCTTCACCTGACGGCGGATTCCCCGTTCCAGTTCCACAGCATTCTGTACTGTCCGGACGCCAATCTGGAACGAATGGGCTTCGGAAAATCGGATCACGGGCTGCATCTGTGTGCCAAGCGGATTTTGGTGCAGAACGATAACCGCGACCTGCTGCCGGACTACTTGCGTTTTCTGCGAGGCATCGTTGATTCGGCCGACTTGCCGCTGAACGTGTCGCGAGAAGCTTTGCAGGACAATACGGTGTTCCGCAAGATGCAGAAAGTCATCACGAAGAAGGTGCTCGACCATCTCGACACCATCGCCAGCGATGACTCGGCCGCTTATGGCAAGTTTTACGGCGAATTCGGATCTGTCCTTCGTGAAGGCATTGGCGAAGACTTCGACAACCGCGATCGGCTGGCAAAACTACTGCGATTCAAGTCCACAAACACGTCTGCAGAAGATGGCCTTGCTTCACTCGCGGGGTACTGCGAACGAGCTCCCGAAGATCAGAAACAGATCTATTTTGCGACCGGCGCCGACGAGACGTCGATTCTGCGAGATCCGAATCTGGAGATTTTCCGCGAACGAAATCTGGAAGTCCTACTACTGACCGATCCTGTGGATGAGTACGTGCTGTCGACATTGGGTGAATTCGACGAACACAAGCTCGTGCCGATCGACTCCGCCGACCTGGAACTCCCGGGTAGCGAAGCAAAAGATTCGGAAACAGACGACGAGAAAAAAGAAGACGAGAAAGACGCAGCCGATTTACCAAACGGCTTCGGCACGGTGCTTTCAATTTTCAAAGAAGCTCTTGGCGACCAGGTGGAAGACGTCCGAAAGTCAGAACGCCTGACCGAGAGTGCCTGCTGTCTGGTAAATGCAAAGGGAGCTCAAAGCACCACCATGCAAAAGGTGCTGCAGGTCAACATGCCGGACTTCGAGATGTCGAAGATGATTCTGGAAATCAATCCCAAGGCTCCACTAGTGCAGCGGCTTTGTGAACTGTCCGTCAACGACGACAACAAAGACTTCG